A DNA window from Schistocerca gregaria isolate iqSchGreg1 chromosome 2, iqSchGreg1.2, whole genome shotgun sequence contains the following coding sequences:
- the LOC126335846 gene encoding LOW QUALITY PROTEIN: uncharacterized protein LOC126335846 (The sequence of the model RefSeq protein was modified relative to this genomic sequence to represent the inferred CDS: substituted 2 bases at 2 genomic stop codons) codes for MRPLGGCGRIKKSLLATYRKVRQKKNESEKSGAEEVRAPNWFAFKAFEFLHRKYQLRKTIDTEKKPRKRAEDPRIGEAYNALQTTXSKTRRVXRLRRVYP; via the exons ATGCG ACCTCTGGGCGGATGTGGCCGAATTAAGAAAAGCTTGTTAGCCACTTACAGGAAAGTCCGCCAGAAGAAAAATGAGTCTGAGAAGTCTGGTGCTGAGGAAGTGAGAGCTCCAAATTGGTTCGCTTTCAAAGCGTTTGAATTTCTACACCGCAAATATCAGCTGCGGAAGACAATCGACACAGAG AAAAAACCGAGAAAAAGGGCCGAAGATCCTCGTATAGGAGAGGCTTATAATGCACTACAGACTACTTGATCTAAAACTAGACGAGTTTGACGCCTGCGGAGA